One window of Bactrocera tryoni isolate S06 chromosome 2, CSIRO_BtryS06_freeze2, whole genome shotgun sequence genomic DNA carries:
- the LOC120767855 gene encoding uncharacterized protein LOC120767855 isoform X1, whose protein sequence is MWHWLEIALIFLIFQDYTQSLRLVEVRIPNYVVKGSSAQLECLYDLDGESLYSVKWYKDGNEFYRYVPRDMPPAQTFLLPGVAVELHNSSDAIVTLHNVNLQSAGRFRCEVSGEAPSFQTVTEHGDMVVVSLPDQGPPKITGGRPRYQVGDWVRVNCTVGRSKPAVDLSWFVNGEPVEPRTLRKYPSVISGREGLETSILGLQFRVEQHHFRNSDMKLKCVASLSTLYWRSNEESVEGDRPQKAPVLESRETVYASNSRADPVQGMSLREIFVTKILSFFIQPNAASKTDSHLVAHAPSLLLLLLVATAVASGCLEQLHMWQQLFTKQPTLRLHDNCMQQQQQQQKRKDIENCAQQQNEQVTTQQERHEQQQRKTEKQLMQWQQQQQQLVKRIVAGEINQLMSTEYQAIIPLFQSQRQQQQQQHSQHWQQQPAENQVCRQHWHVNENNEGVARKCKSAYELEFVNLCAEMLPALTAMTTTSAAATYATFAAAHCDADAVDSADVVTAVAAALPIKRLLAVR, encoded by the exons ATTACACACAAAGTTTGCGGCTGGTCGAAGTGCGAATACCAAATTACGTGGTTAAGGGTTCATCAGCACAACTGGAATGCCTCTATGATTTGGACGGTGAGTCGCTGTACTCGGTGAAGTGGTACAAGGACGGCAACGAATTCTATCGATACGTGCCACGAGACATGCCACCAGCACAAACGTTTCTGCTGCCGGGTGTAGCAGTTGAG CTTCACAACTCCAGCGATGCCATAGTTACGCTGCACAATGTCAACCTACAGTCGGCGGGTCGCTTCCGCTGCGAAGTTTCCGGTGAAGCGCCTTCTTTTCAGACAGTCACTGAACATGGCGATATGGTTGTGGTCT ctcTACCTGATCAGGGTCCACCGAAAATTACTGGTGGCCGTCCACGCTACCAAGTCGGCGACTGGGTGCGCGTAAACTGTACAGTTGGCCGCTCAAAGCCAGCCGTTGATCTGTCATGGTTCGTTAATGGTGAACCAGTTGAACCGCGTACTTTGAGAAAATATCCCTCAGTCATATCTGGACGTGAAGGCTTGGAAACTTCCATCTTAGGCTTGCAGTTTCGAGTTGAACAGCATCATTTTCGAAACAGCGATATGAAACTAAAG TGCGTTGCATCGCTGTCCACTTTGTATTGGCGCAGCAACGAAGAGTCCGTCGAGGGCGATCGCCCGCAAAAAGCGCCCGTCTTAGAGTCGCGCGAAACCGTTTACGCCAGCAATTCGCGCGCCGATCCAGTGCAAGGTATGTCACTCCGGGAAATATTTGTTACCAAAATCTTATCGTTTTTCATTCAACCAAATGCAGCCAGCAAAACGGACTCACATCTAGTGGCGCATGCGCCcagtttgttgctgttgctgctggtgGCGACGGCCGTTGCCAGCGGCTGCCTCGAACAGTTGCACATGTGGCAGCAGTTGTTCACCAAGCAGCCAACGCTGCGCCTGCACGACAATTgtatgcaacagcaacaacaacaacaaaaacgaaaagacaTCGAAAACTGCGCGCAACAGCAAAATGAACAAGTAACAACGCAGCAAGAGCGacatgaacaacaacaacgaaagacGGAGAAGCAATTAATGcaatggcagcagcagcagcaacagcttgTAAAACGAATTGTTGCCGGCGAAATCAATCAGTTGATGAGCACAGAATACCAAGCTATAATACCACTGTTCCAAAGCCAGcgccagcagcagcaacaacaacatagccAACACTGGCAACAACAACCAGCGGAGAATCAAGTGTGCCGACAGCATTGGCATGTTAATGAGAACAATGAAGGCGTGGCACGGAAATGCAAAAGCGCGTACGAATTGgaatttgttaatttatgtGCGGAAATGCTGCCGGCATTGacagcaatgacaacaacaTCCGCCGCGGCGACATATGCCACTTTCGCCGCTGCTCATTGCGACGCGGATGCAGTGGATTCCGCCGATGTTGTCACAGCTGTCGCCGCGGCATTGCCAATTAAACGATTGCTGGCTGTGAGGTAA
- the LOC120767855 gene encoding transcriptional regulator ovo isoform X2 produces MWHWLEIALIFLIFQDYTQSLRLVEVRIPNYVVKGSSAQLECLYDLDGESLYSVKWYKDGNEFYRYVPRDMPPAQTFLLPGVAVELHNSSDAIVTLHNVNLQSAGRFRCEVSGEAPSFQTVTEHGDMVVVSLPDQGPPKITGGRPRYQVGDWVRVNCTVGRSKPAVDLSWFVNGEPVEPRTLRKYPSVISGREGLETSILGLQFRVEQHHFRNSDMKLKCVASLSTLYWRSNEESVEGDRPQKAPVLESRETVYASNSRADPVQASKTDSHLVAHAPSLLLLLLVATAVASGCLEQLHMWQQLFTKQPTLRLHDNCMQQQQQQQKRKDIENCAQQQNEQVTTQQERHEQQQRKTEKQLMQWQQQQQQLVKRIVAGEINQLMSTEYQAIIPLFQSQRQQQQQQHSQHWQQQPAENQVCRQHWHVNENNEGVARKCKSAYELEFVNLCAEMLPALTAMTTTSAAATYATFAAAHCDADAVDSADVVTAVAAALPIKRLLAVR; encoded by the exons ATTACACACAAAGTTTGCGGCTGGTCGAAGTGCGAATACCAAATTACGTGGTTAAGGGTTCATCAGCACAACTGGAATGCCTCTATGATTTGGACGGTGAGTCGCTGTACTCGGTGAAGTGGTACAAGGACGGCAACGAATTCTATCGATACGTGCCACGAGACATGCCACCAGCACAAACGTTTCTGCTGCCGGGTGTAGCAGTTGAG CTTCACAACTCCAGCGATGCCATAGTTACGCTGCACAATGTCAACCTACAGTCGGCGGGTCGCTTCCGCTGCGAAGTTTCCGGTGAAGCGCCTTCTTTTCAGACAGTCACTGAACATGGCGATATGGTTGTGGTCT ctcTACCTGATCAGGGTCCACCGAAAATTACTGGTGGCCGTCCACGCTACCAAGTCGGCGACTGGGTGCGCGTAAACTGTACAGTTGGCCGCTCAAAGCCAGCCGTTGATCTGTCATGGTTCGTTAATGGTGAACCAGTTGAACCGCGTACTTTGAGAAAATATCCCTCAGTCATATCTGGACGTGAAGGCTTGGAAACTTCCATCTTAGGCTTGCAGTTTCGAGTTGAACAGCATCATTTTCGAAACAGCGATATGAAACTAAAG TGCGTTGCATCGCTGTCCACTTTGTATTGGCGCAGCAACGAAGAGTCCGTCGAGGGCGATCGCCCGCAAAAAGCGCCCGTCTTAGAGTCGCGCGAAACCGTTTACGCCAGCAATTCGCGCGCCGATCCAGTGCAAG CCAGCAAAACGGACTCACATCTAGTGGCGCATGCGCCcagtttgttgctgttgctgctggtgGCGACGGCCGTTGCCAGCGGCTGCCTCGAACAGTTGCACATGTGGCAGCAGTTGTTCACCAAGCAGCCAACGCTGCGCCTGCACGACAATTgtatgcaacagcaacaacaacaacaaaaacgaaaagacaTCGAAAACTGCGCGCAACAGCAAAATGAACAAGTAACAACGCAGCAAGAGCGacatgaacaacaacaacgaaagacGGAGAAGCAATTAATGcaatggcagcagcagcagcaacagcttgTAAAACGAATTGTTGCCGGCGAAATCAATCAGTTGATGAGCACAGAATACCAAGCTATAATACCACTGTTCCAAAGCCAGcgccagcagcagcaacaacaacatagccAACACTGGCAACAACAACCAGCGGAGAATCAAGTGTGCCGACAGCATTGGCATGTTAATGAGAACAATGAAGGCGTGGCACGGAAATGCAAAAGCGCGTACGAATTGgaatttgttaatttatgtGCGGAAATGCTGCCGGCATTGacagcaatgacaacaacaTCCGCCGCGGCGACATATGCCACTTTCGCCGCTGCTCATTGCGACGCGGATGCAGTGGATTCCGCCGATGTTGTCACAGCTGTCGCCGCGGCATTGCCAATTAAACGATTGCTGGCTGTGAGGTAA